The following coding sequences are from one Molothrus aeneus isolate 106 unplaced genomic scaffold, BPBGC_Maene_1.0 scaffold_40, whole genome shotgun sequence window:
- the LOC136570869 gene encoding LOW QUALITY PROTEIN: serine/threonine-protein kinase PAK 3-like (The sequence of the model RefSeq protein was modified relative to this genomic sequence to represent the inferred CDS: substituted 1 base at 1 genomic stop codon), giving the protein MNGRLTNLPANGLSARAALGLAEIRSILLIVAFVSVXLHTDRSLGFCSVGVNLNNSATMIEQLAAAVCTMYGTVYSAYFMTSLANHMIRVFRGADPEITEPTAVSPLAPSAHGEEAKEEANEVDERQPPAVVTPQPDHSEPVLLEKEQEQTALSEMPCQIQGELFPAREQEEQLGQQVEEPEENGQNIKAEPQAELPEAQSDIMAAKRRNEDIQEEKNLPMQRGNQQKQVNEGMAATPRMKESPFRCCLQKIDEQMQAQLQETEARIKARKQRLDEKIKIIKEKINRLLQEQKALEKRVAIKKIRLQGLRKKELKVNELMVMKVNRNPNLVNCLDSYLVGEELWLVMEYMDGGTLSNVISKTYLSEDEMAAISRECLQGLHFLHSNRVIHQDVKSCNILLKTDGSVKLADFGLFAQLTPEQGRWSCVAGTPGCLAPEVVTGQPYGPKVDIWSLGIVGIEMVEREVPYWNATPVLPQLLIATGGRQKLQQPKLFSSCLRDFLSCCLQRDEARRWSAKELLQHPFVTSAEAASTLRPLIISVKRRMEKQTVL; this is encoded by the exons AAGATTGACCAACCTTCCAGCCAATG GCCtcagtgccagagcagccctAGGGCTTGCTGAGATCAGGAGCATCCTCCTGATTGTCGCCTTTGTCAGTGTGTAGCTGCACACTGACAGGAGTCTTGGCTTTTGTAGTGTTGGGGTAAACTTGAACAACAGTGCTACAATGATTGAGCAACTcgctgctgcagtttgcaccATGTATGGCACTGTTTATTCCGCCTATTTCATGACTAGCCTGGCAA ATCACATGATCCGTGTATTCAGAGGTGCTGATCCTGAG ATCACAGAACCAACAGCAGTCTCTCCTCTGGCTCCCTCTGCTCATGGAGAGGAGGCCAAAGAGGAGGCAAATGAGGtggatgagcgccagcctccagCTGTGGTCACACCACAGCCTGACCATTCTGAGCca GTGCTTCTAgagaaagagcaggagcagactGCCTTATCTGAGATGCCATGCCAGATTCAGGGAGAGCTGTTCCCTGCCcgagagcaggaagagcagctcgGGCAGCAGGTGGAAGAGCCAGAGGAGAATGGCCAG AACATCAAGGCAGAgccacaagcagagctgcctgaagcTCAGAGTGACATCATggcagcaaagaggaggaatgaAGACATCCAAGAGGAGAAGAATCTCCCTATGCAGAGGGGCAATCAACAAAAACAGGTGAATGAAGGAATGGCAGCCACTCCACGCATGAAAGAGAGTCCTTTCCGTTGTTGTTTACAGAAAATTGATGAACAgatgcaggcacagctgcaggaaacTGAGGCTAGGATCAAGGCAAGGAAGCAGAGGCTAGacgaaaaaattaaaatcatcaaagagaaaattaatcGCCTCCTTCAGGAACAAAAGGCTCTAGAAAAGCGA GTGGCCATAAAGAAAATACGTCTTCAAGGACTGAGGAAGAAGGAACTAAAAGTCAATGAACTCATGGTCATGAAGGTGAATAGGAATCCCAACCTGGTCAATTGTTTAGACAG ctacCTTGTGGGTGAGGAGCTCTGGCTGGTTATGGAGTACATGGATGGAGGCACTCTGAGCAATGTCATCAGCAAGACCTACCTGTCTGAAGATGAGATGGCAGCCATCAGTCGGGAG tgcctgcaaggactgCATTTTCTGCACTCAAACCGCGTCATCCACCAAGATGTGAAGAGCTGCAACATCCTTCTCAAAACCGACGGCTCTGTCAAGCTGG CTGACTTTGGCCTCTTTGCTCAGCTcacccctgagcagggcaggtggagctgcGTGGCCGGCACTCCTGGGTGCCTGGCGCCTGAAGTGGTGACAGGTCAACCATatggccccaaagtggacataTGGTCTTTGGGAATCGTGGGCATCGAAATGGTGGAACGAGAAGTTCCTTACTGGAATGCAACTCCTGTCTTG cctCAACTCCTGATAGCCAcaggaggaagacaaaagctgcagcagcccaaaCTATTCTCATCTTGCCTGCGTgacttcctgagctgctgcctgcagagagaCGAGGCGCGGCGCTGGTCTgccaaggagctcctgcag CATCCATTTGTAACATCAGCTGAGGCTGCATCCACCCTGAGACCACTCATCATCTCAGTGAAGAGGAGGATGGAGAAGCAAACAGTGCTATAA